Part of the Spiribacter salinus M19-40 genome, GCAACAAAAGTGAAATGGCCGTGGGCTACGCTACGTTATATGGCGATATGGTCGGGGGATTCTCGCCGCTGAAAGACATCTTCAAGACCGAGGTTTATCGCCTCGCCCGCTATCGAAACACCCAGGGCCAGGTGATCCCTGAAAACGTACTGACCCGTCCACCCAGTGCCGAGCTCGCGCCCGATCAAAAAGACAGCGACAGCCTGCCCGACTACGCCGTCCTCGATGCCATTCTGGCCGCCTATGTGGAGGAGGACGCGCGTATCGATGAGATTGTCGAGCGCGGTCACGACCGCGCCGTGATCGAGCGGGTGGTGCGGCTTTTGCACCGCAACGAATACAAACGTCGCCAGGCCGCTCCGGGCGTGAAGGTGACGACGAAAGCCTTTGGCCGTGACCGACGTTATCCGATTACCTCGGGCTTTGGCCGGGAGTCGGGCTGATACACTACGGCCCCCAAAACGACGGGAGTGAACGAATGAAAAAGATCGAAGCGATCATCAAGCCCTTTAAGCTCGATGACGTCCGCGAGGCCATTGCCGAGGTTGGCATCACTGGCATGACGGTGACCGAGGTCAAGGGCTTTGGCCGGCAGAAAGGGCATACCGAGCTGTATCGCGGCGCGGAATATGTGGTGGACTTCCTGCCAAAGATGCGCATCGAAGTCGTCGTACCCGACGATGTTGTTGATGGCGTGGTCGAGGCGGTCGTGAAGGCGGCCAACACCGGCAAAATTGGTGATGGCAAGGTCTTCGTCTCGCCCGTCGAGCAGGCGATCCGCATTCGTACCAGCGACCAGGGTGAGGAGGCGCTCTAGCGCGAGCCCGCTGCTAGAACTCGCCCATGCCGCCACCTGTGGAGGGCGGCATGGGGAGTTGGCCCCCAGCGCTGCCACCACTCGGCGCACTGCCCGCCTCCGGTGAGGGCGCGACCTCGCGGGTCTCATCCTGGTACAAAGGTGGTGCGTCTGGCGTGGCCTTCTCGTCTGTCTGTGCCAGTGCCTCGTCACGCGCATCGATCACACCCTCTGCCAGATCCGGCAGTTCCAGCGCTCGGTACGCCTGCTCAAGCAGCGTCATTGCGGGGTCGACGGTGGGTGACTCAGGGAACTCATTGATGATCCCGATAGCGCGTCGGGCGGCGGCGACCCAAGCCTGCCGATCGGCGTAAAAGCGCGCGACGCTGAGCTGGTAGCGCGCACCAGCCATGTAGAGCTCGTCAATACGCTCGCGGGCGTCGTCCACGTATTCGCTGTCGGGGTATTGCTCGATCAGCGTGCGATAGGCCTGAAACGCTTGCCGACGAGGCACGGGGTCCCGCAGCGTGGTGTCTACACCCACCCAGCGCTTAATGGCGTCCTCGTTTTTCTCCTGTAAGGCGAGCCCCTGCATGTACCAGGTGTACGGCACCTCACGGTGACGCGGGTTGATGCGCCGGAAGCGCTCAGCGGCAGCCACCGCCGAGGTGGGGTCATTCGCGCGGTAGTACGTGTAGATCAAATCAAGCTGGCCCTGAGTGGCATAAATGCCGAACGGATACTGAGCCTGCAGGGCCTCGAGCTCTTCGGTGGCGGTCGCCCAATCGCCGCGATCCATGGCACTTTTGGCGGTCTCGTACAGCGCCGCCGCTTCCGCATCGCGCAGCTCCGTGCCGCCTTCGTCGTTGTTGGCACAGCCCGCGAGCAGGCCAATTAGCAGTAGAATCGCAAAAAAGCGCTTCATGGCACCCATGTCCACCGTGTGTCTAATGCGCACAGTCTAGAGAAAACCGGGGGCATCGCCCAGCAGCATGAACGATCAATCCATCACTGAGATCACCCGTGAAGCCACGATCCCTGACGCGGCCGCGGGACGGCGCCTGGATGCCGTGCTCGCGGAGTTGTTCCCCGAGTTCTCCCGCGCGCGCCTGCAGCGCTGGTTAAAAGAGGGCGCGCTGACGGTGAATGGAACCTCGCCCCGAGGGCGCGTTGCGGTGAAGGGGGGTGAGCAGGTCCGAATTACGGCGACCCAATCCGAGGAGGGCGTGGTAGAACCTGAGCCCATTCCCCTCGAGATTGTCTACGAGGACGAGGCGCTCCTGGTTATTAATAAGCCGGCGGGCCTGGTGGTGCACCCGGGGGCTGGTAATGCCGCGGGGACGCTGCAGAACGCCCTGCTGCATCATGACGCGCGGTTGGGCGGCCTGCCGCGCGGCGGCATCGTGCATCGACTGGACCGCGATACCACCGGGCTCATGGTGGTGGCCAAGACCTTACAGGCGCACACCCATCTCGTCGAGCAGCTCCAGGCGCGCACCGTGGGCCGAGAGTATCTGGCGCTGGTGACCGGAACGTTCACCGCCGGCGGCAAGGTCGACGCCCCCATTGGCCGCCACCCGCGGGATCGCCTGCGCATGGCCGTACAAGAAGCGGGTAAGCCGGCGGTGACGCATTACCGCATCGACACCCGCTTCCCGGCCCATACCCTGCTGCGCTGTAAGCTTGAAAGCGGGCGCACCCACCAGATCCGTGTCCATATGGCCCACTTGCACCACCCAATCGTGGGCGATTCGCTTTATGGCGGGCGGTTGCGGATGCCTGGCGGCGTCGAATCCGTGCCGGCCCCCGAGGGACCCTGGCCACCGCGCAAGGGCGATATCGAGCCGCCCACGGTGGCTGACTGCCTGCGGTGGTTCCGGCGCCAGGCCCTGCATGCCGAGACCCTGACCCTCGTCCATCCCGCTCGGGGCGAGACGCTGAGCTGGAGCGTGGATCTGCCCACCGACTATGCGGGCCTGCTGGAGGCACTGACCGCTCACCGCGCCGTGGTTGAGGAGGCCGAGGCCGAGGAAAGGAACCGCGGGTGGCGGCCATGATAGCGGATGCCCGCGAGGCCCCCGGGCACGGCATTGAACTGATTCGTCCGGACTGGCCGGTGCCTGTGCATGCCGGCTTCACCACCCGTCAGGGCGGCGTCAGTCAGTCCCCGTACGACACCCTCAATCTCGCCCTGCACGTCGAGGACGATCCCACGGCGGTCCACGAGAATCGTCGTCGTCTGGTCGCGCAAGCGGGTCTGCCTGAAGAACCGCGCTGGCTGCGCCAAGTCCATGGAACCCGCGTCGTGCACGCCGACGAGGTCGAGCGGGACGTTACCGAAGCGGATGCGGTCTGGAGCGATCGGCCCGGTCAGGTCTGCGCCGTGCTAGTGGCTGACTGTATGCCCATCCTGCTGGCCAGTGCCGATGGCGGCTGTGTGGCGGCCGTGCATGCAGGCTGGCGTGGGTTGGCGAGTGGCATTATTCAGGTCGCAGTGGCCGCTTTACCGGCGCCGCCCGCCGGGCTACACGCCTGTATCGGCCCGTGTATTGGCCAGGCGGCTTATGAAGTGGGCGAAGAGGTGATCGAGCAGATGCAGGCGGCCGGCGTAGCACCTCACTATGAGCGAAACGATGCGCGAACGTCCCGCGCTCACCTGAACCTCGCCGACACCGCCGCGGGCATTCTTTCGGCTTGCGGGGTCGCGGCGGTTACTGACCTAGGAAGCTGCACCCATGCGGATGCGGAGGCGTTCTACTCCTACCGGCGTGATGGGAAGACTGGACGCATTGCCGCTTTTATTTCATTGCCGGCATAAAGTTGGCAGAGCGTTGCATGGTGCTTTTTCATGATGTTGACGCGTGCCGTCATGCGTTACGACGCGATGCGTAACGCGGCGTAGACGCCGTACGGAGCACGAACCCATCGCCTGCCCTGAAAGCCGTATCAGGCCGCCGTGGCCGGGGAACGCGCATGGCTTTGACGCATGACGCGCATCGTTCGGAACGCGTTACGTCTCCCGTATGGCGGAGTGATGTTTTCCGGACAGCGTCCTCATGGGCAAAACGTATTAACAACACGCTGGTCTGCGCTCGGCGCTCGGCGCTGGCCCCTGGCGGTTTGGCGCTTGGCGCCAGTCTCGCCTTTCGGCTGATCCACCCCATTGGAAACGCGCCTGCCACCCCCCATATCTAACAACAAGCAACGGCAACGATAAGTGAAGGAGTCCGACCCATGCGGATGGACAAACTGACCACCAAATTCCAGATGGCGCTGTCCGAAGCGCAATCCCTCGCACTTGGGCGCGACCACCAGATGATCGAGCCTGAGCACCTGGGCCTCGCCATGCTCGATCAGGAGGGCGGCGGCGTTCGCCACTTGCTCCAGCAGGCCGGGGTAAACGTCAACCTGCTGCGCTCGCAGATCGGCGAGGCGCTCGACCGGCTGCCGACCGTCTCTGGCGCGGCCGGCGAGGTGCACGTCAGTAATGACCTGAACCGCCTGCTTAACCAGACGGATAAGCTCGCGCAAAAACGTGGGGATAGCTACATCTCCAGTGAGCTCTTTTTGCTCGCGGCCCTCCAGGATGGCAAGACCCGCGTCGGCGAGAGTCTCACGCAGGCTGGGGCCAACAAAGACGCCCTCGAGAAAGCGATCGAGGCGACCCGTGGCGGCGAGAATGTCGATGATCCCAACGCCGAGGATCAGCGTCAGGCGCTCGAGAAGTACACCATTGATCTCACCGAGCGGGCCGAGCAGGGCAAGCTGGATCCGGTGATTGGCCGCGATGAGGAAATCCGCCGTACTATCCAGGTCCTGCAGCGGCGCACCAAGAACAACCCCGTGCTGATCGGCGATCCTGGTGTTGGTAAAACCGCGATCGTCGAGGGCCTGGCGCTGCGGATCGTGAACCACGAGGTGCCCGAAGCGCTGAAGCAAAAGCGCGTCCTCGCGCTGGATATGGGCGCGATGGTCGCCGGCGCAAAGTACCGCGGCGAGTTCGAAGAGCGCATGAAGGGTGTGCTGAAAGACCTTGCCAAGCAGGAAGGCGAGATCATTCTGTTTATCGATGAAATTCACACCATCGTGGGGGCCGGTAAGGCCGAGGGCTCGATGGACGCGGGCAATATGCTTAAGCCTGCCCTCGCCCGCGGTGAGCTCCACTGCATCGGCGCGACCACGCTGGATGAGTATCGCACCAATATCGAAAAGGACGCCGCGCTGGAGCGGCGCTTCCAGAAAGTGCTGGTCGACGAACCGAGTGTGGAGGACACCGTGGCGATCCTGCGGGGGCTCAAGGAGCGCTACGAAGTCCATCACGGCGTAGAAATTACGGACCCGGCGATTGTCAGCGCGGCGACGCTCTCCCAGCGCTACATCACTGACCGCAAACTGCCTGACAAAGCCATCGACCTGATCGACGAGGCCGCCAGTCGGATCCGCATCGAGATCGACTCCAAGCCGGAGGCGATGGATCGGCTCGAACGCCGGCTCATTCAGCTCAAGATCGAGCGTGAGGCGCTGAATAAGGAAGCCGACGAGGCCTCCCGTAAGCGGCTGGCGACACTCGAGGGCGAGATCGCAGAGATCGAGCATGAGTACAACGAAATGGAGTCGATCTGGACCGCCGAGAAAGCGGCGGTGCAGGGGGCGACGGGCCTGAAAGAGTCGCTCGAGCAGGCGCGCCAGGAGCTCGAGACCGCGCGCCGGGCGGGGGATCTCACCCGCATGTCGGAACTCCAGTACGGGCGCATCCCCGAGCTCGAGCAACAGCTTGCCAGCGCCTCCGAAGCCGAGGGTCAGCAGGAAAGGCAGCTGCTGCGGAACTCAGTGACCGAAGAAGAGGTGGCGGAAGTGGTCTCCAAGTGGACCGGCATTCCCGTCTCGAAGATGCTCGAGGGCGAGCGCGACAAGTTGCTGCGCATGGAACACGCCCTGGGTGACCGGGTGATCGGCCAGGCCGAGGCGGTGGAGGCCGTATCCAACGCCATCCGGCGCTCCCGGGCGGGGCTGTCCGACCCCAACCGCCCGAATGGCTCGTTCCTGTTCCTCGGGCCGACGGGTGTGGGCAAGACCGAGCTCTGCAAGGCCCTCGCCACGTTCCTCTTCGACACCGAAGAGGCGATGGTGCGCATCGATATGTCGGAGTTCATGGAAAAGCACTCGGTAGCCCGGCTGATCGGCGCACCGCCGGGGTATGTCGGCTATGAGGAGGGCGGTTATCTGACCGAGGCCGTCCGCCGCAAGCCCTACTCCGTGCTGCTGCTCGACGAGGTCGAAAAGGCCCATGCGGATGTCTTCAATATCCTGCTGCAGGTGCTCGACGACGGGCGTCTGACAGACAGCCACGGCCGGACAGTCGATTTCCGCAACACGGTCATAGTCATGACCTCCAACCTGGGCTCGCACCTGATCCAGGAGCACGCCGGGGAGTCGCAGTACGACGAGATGAAGCGCCAGGTCATGGGCGTGGTCTCGCAACACTTCCGCCCGGAGTTCATCAACCGCGTCGATGATGTGGTGGTGTTCCACCCGCTCGAGCGGGAGCAGATCCGGCGCATCACCGAGGTGCAGGTGCGGTATCTCTCCGAGCGGCTGCGTGAGCGCGAGATGGCACTGGAGCTGACCGACGCCGCCCTGGATGTCATCGGCGAGGCCGGCTTTGATCCGATTTACGGCGCACGGCCACTGAAGCGCATCCTGCAGCAGCGGGTTGAGAACGTGCTCGCCCAGCGCATCCTCGCGGGTGAGTTCGCGCCGGGTGACCGCATTCGGGTCGATGCCGTCGGCGGTGAGGAGGCGAGTGAGCTGCGCTTTGAGCGGGTAAACGAGCCCGCCGAGGCCTAAGCTATCCGTTGATCCGGTGGATCACCGCATCGAGCGCGCGGGTGGGCAAAACGCGCTTTAGCGCCTTGAACACGTGCGTTGGCACCGTGACGTGATAGCGGGGCTTGGGCTTGATTGACTCGACGGCGAGGATGAGCTTGCGTGCCACCGCCTCAGGCCCGAGTGTCAGGGGTGGATCGCCCTCGGCGTTGAGTCGTTGGGCCACGGCCTCATAGGTCTCGCGGTGGACGCTGTGCAAACCGCCCTCACTGGCGAGTCCAATCCAGTGGCGAAATTTCATCCAGCCATTGGCCCGAAAGCGACTGGTGACCGGGCCGGTCTGGATGAGAATGGCCTCAATGCCCGTTCCGCGCAGCTCCTGGCGCAGGGTGTCGGTCAGCCCCTCCAGCGCGTGCTTTGATGCGTTGTAGGCACCCCGCCAAGGCAGGGCGATAAACCCGAGCACCGAACTGTGCTGGACGATCCTTCCGTGGCCCTGGGCGCGCATGGCCGGCAGCACAGCCCGAGTGAGCGCATGGGCGCCGAAGAGGTTGGTCTCAAACTGCTCGCGCAGGGCGGCGCGGGGCAGGTCTTCGAGCGCGCCGGGTTGGCCAAAGCCCGCGTTATTAAACAGTGCATCAATCCGCCCGCCGGTGCGCTCGAGGACGACGGCCACTGCCTGGGTGATGCTCGCGTCATCGTCAACGTCCAGCACCAGCGCGTCGCCCAGGCCCGCGGCTTTGAGGGCGTCGACATCGGCGGACTGCCGGGCTGTTGCAAACACCCGCCAACCGCGTTGCTGGAGCACGAACGCGCAGTGCCGCCCAATGCCGCTCGAGCAGCCGGTGATGAGGATAACGGGCGCGTCTGAGGCCACGCGGGTCAAGTACCGACGCCTTGCAGCATTAGATCATTGCCGGTGAGGGCCTCCCCGCCCTCGGCAGTGACCCGCACGGTGTTACTCATGCCGATGCCCCACTCGCCAGGCACCCGCAGCATCAACGGCAAATGGAAGACCATGTTGGCCTCGAACGGGCGCTCGACACCGCGGGCGATGTAGCCCGAGGCCTCCACCCAAGAGGGTGGAAACTGAATGCCAACGGTGTAGCCGTAAACGCCCGAGAAAAACACCCGATCCGCGATGGGCTTGAGGGCGGCATCCGCTGCGGCGGCGGCAGCATCCATGGTGACACCGGGGCGCATGTGCTCGAGAAGCGCGGTATAGATGGCCCGGATTACGTCAGCCACCTCACGCATCGCCGCACTCGGTTCGCCGGCCACCCGCGTGCGCATCATCGGCGCGGTATACCGGTGCACCGCAGAGCCGAATTCCAGAAAAACGACCTCGTCCGTCGCCACTGCATGGCGCTGGTGGTTGCAGTGAATCACGCTGGATCGCCAGCCGGTGGTCACAATGGGCTGCAGGCTCATGAACTCACTGCCCGCGGCGATCATGGCGGCCGAACCGGTGGCCGCCAGCTGCTGGTCGGTCACGCCGGGAGCGATCAGGCTCTCGGCCGCGGCAATGCCGATCTCGGTGATGCGCGCGCTTTCGCGCAGCAGGGCGATTTCGGGCTCGCTTTTGATGATCCTGACCCCATCGACCAGCCCCGAGGCATCCACCAGGCTCAGGCTGGGGTGCGCCTGCGCCAGCCCATCCCGAAAGCCACTGCGAAGGGCTGGGCCCCAGTTGTCCGTGCCGAGTCGGCGCGCGCTCACCCCGAGGTCAGCGAGGATGCCGGCCATTTGGGCCACGGCCCCGTCGGCTTCCTCCCAGCGGTAGCCCAGCACCGCATCGACCCGCGCGGTGGTCACGGCTGGGCCGGTTTCAATTGACGGGACCTGGAGGACCGCACGACCGGGTTGGCTGGATGCCTCAGCACCGGTTAGTACCAGTGCCGTATGCACTGATACCTCAAAGGTGTTGTAGCCGGTGAGATAGCAGATGTCCGCCGCATCGGTGACCAGCAGGGCATCCAGCCCGGCGGCGGCCATCAATTGGGTTACCGCATCGCGACGCCGCGCGTATTCGGTCTCGTCAAAGGGCAGATCCAGCCGGCCCACCCGCTCGGCCAGCGCATCACGATAGCGGTTGAAATCCATTCCCCGTCCCCCTGTTGGTTTGTCCGTGTTTATAGCAGATCCGGGGCTAGGCGAGCAGGACCGCGACCAGCCCGGTGATGAACACGCCATCGAAGGTCCCCGCACCGCCAATGGAAGCGAGCGGCGAGCCAAGCTCGCGAACATCGCCCAGACGAAACAGATCCGCACCCAGCAGCACGCCCAGCGTCCCGCAGATGTAGGCCAGTGGCGCACTGTGCTCCGAGGACAGCGTGACGGCGATGATCGCCGCCGCGATCGGCGCAACGAAGATCGGCATACCCACGCCCAATCCCGCTACGGGGCGGGAGAACGCATAACACACCGCCGCCTGAATCCCGATCGCGCCGAGCACCGTCGTCATCGGAAGGGGGTTGTGCTGGAGCAGATACACCGAGAAGGCCACCGGAATGATGCCCCCGCCGACGTTAATGGCCACCAGCACCTTGCCCGGGTCGAGCTGGCGCGCCATCGCGCTCATCCAGCGCAGCCGCTGCGCCCACTTTGGATCGGGTGGCCTCGTGGCATCGACCTTGAAGAGCGGCAGGTTAATCGAGCTGCCGAGCAGTGAGGTGATCAACAACAGCATCGCCGAGCCCTGCGACAGGCCCAGCTTGTCGAACGCCACCGTGACCACGCCGATCTGGATGAACACAAACAAAACGGCAAACAAAAAAATCGCGGCGATGATCTGCAGGGGCATTAGCCGGCTCCAAACGGGTATTATGGAGGGTATACGTTTAAATGAGGACAACCAGCATGCCGATCTATGAGTACGTTTGCGATGACTGCGGCCACGAGCTCGAAGCGCTGCAGGGCATCAGTGATGACGTTCTGACGGAGTGTCCAAGCTGCGCTCAGGCCCGTCTGCGTCGCAAGATCTCCGCCGCCGCCTTCCGGCTTAAGGGCGGTGGCTGGTATGAGACCGATTTCAAGAAGGACAACCGCCGTAACCTGGCGAGCGATGGCGGTTCGGGGCAAAAGTCTAGCGGCGGCAAGGGTGCCGATACCAGCAAGAGCTCGTCTGGCGAGAGCAAAAAACCGGACTCGGACAAGCGTAAGAAGACCGCCAGCAACGACTGACATCCTTGCCTGGACGACCCCCACCGCTTACCATTTCGGCTTTTGTGAACGGCGGTTTTTCCCCATGCGCACCCATTACTGCGGCGACGTTACCGAGGCCCTGCTCGATCAGGAAGTAGAGATCTGCGGCTGGGTCCATCGCCGGCGTGATCACGGTGGCGTGATCTTCATCGATTTGCGTGATCGGGAAGGCCTGCTACAGGTGGTTTTTGACCCCGATCGGGAAGACGCGTTCGCCACCGCCGACCGGGCCCGCCCGGAATGGGTACTGAAAATCCGTGGCAAGGTCCGCCGCCGCCCCGAGGGCACGGCCAACGCCAACCTCAACTCCGGGCAGGTCGAGGTGCTGGGGCTCGGGATCGAGGTGCTCAATCAGGCGAAGACACCGCCGTTCCAGCTCGATGAGGACGATGTCGGCGAAGATGTCCGCCTGCGCTATCGCTACGTTGATCTGCGTCGCCCGGAGATGCAGCAGCATTTGGTGACGCGGGCAAAGGTCACCAGCTTCATGCACCGGTT contains:
- a CDS encoding P-II family nitrogen regulator, producing MKKIEAIIKPFKLDDVREAIAEVGITGMTVTEVKGFGRQKGHTELYRGAEYVVDFLPKMRIEVVVPDDVVDGVVEAVVKAANTGKIGDGKVFVSPVEQAIRIRTSDQGEEAL
- a CDS encoding outer membrane protein assembly factor BamD, with the protein product MKRFFAILLLIGLLAGCANNDEGGTELRDAEAAALYETAKSAMDRGDWATATEELEALQAQYPFGIYATQGQLDLIYTYYRANDPTSAVAAAERFRRINPRHREVPYTWYMQGLALQEKNEDAIKRWVGVDTTLRDPVPRRQAFQAYRTLIEQYPDSEYVDDARERIDELYMAGARYQLSVARFYADRQAWVAAARRAIGIINEFPESPTVDPAMTLLEQAYRALELPDLAEGVIDARDEALAQTDEKATPDAPPLYQDETREVAPSPEAGSAPSGGSAGGQLPMPPSTGGGMGEF
- the rluD gene encoding 23S rRNA pseudouridine(1911/1915/1917) synthase RluD, whose product is MNDQSITEITREATIPDAAAGRRLDAVLAELFPEFSRARLQRWLKEGALTVNGTSPRGRVAVKGGEQVRITATQSEEGVVEPEPIPLEIVYEDEALLVINKPAGLVVHPGAGNAAGTLQNALLHHDARLGGLPRGGIVHRLDRDTTGLMVVAKTLQAHTHLVEQLQARTVGREYLALVTGTFTAGGKVDAPIGRHPRDRLRMAVQEAGKPAVTHYRIDTRFPAHTLLRCKLESGRTHQIRVHMAHLHHPIVGDSLYGGRLRMPGGVESVPAPEGPWPPRKGDIEPPTVADCLRWFRRQALHAETLTLVHPARGETLSWSVDLPTDYAGLLEALTAHRAVVEEAEAEERNRGWRP
- the pgeF gene encoding peptidoglycan editing factor PgeF, yielding MIADAREAPGHGIELIRPDWPVPVHAGFTTRQGGVSQSPYDTLNLALHVEDDPTAVHENRRRLVAQAGLPEEPRWLRQVHGTRVVHADEVERDVTEADAVWSDRPGQVCAVLVADCMPILLASADGGCVAAVHAGWRGLASGIIQVAVAALPAPPAGLHACIGPCIGQAAYEVGEEVIEQMQAAGVAPHYERNDARTSRAHLNLADTAAGILSACGVAAVTDLGSCTHADAEAFYSYRRDGKTGRIAAFISLPA
- the clpB gene encoding ATP-dependent chaperone ClpB, encoding MDKLTTKFQMALSEAQSLALGRDHQMIEPEHLGLAMLDQEGGGVRHLLQQAGVNVNLLRSQIGEALDRLPTVSGAAGEVHVSNDLNRLLNQTDKLAQKRGDSYISSELFLLAALQDGKTRVGESLTQAGANKDALEKAIEATRGGENVDDPNAEDQRQALEKYTIDLTERAEQGKLDPVIGRDEEIRRTIQVLQRRTKNNPVLIGDPGVGKTAIVEGLALRIVNHEVPEALKQKRVLALDMGAMVAGAKYRGEFEERMKGVLKDLAKQEGEIILFIDEIHTIVGAGKAEGSMDAGNMLKPALARGELHCIGATTLDEYRTNIEKDAALERRFQKVLVDEPSVEDTVAILRGLKERYEVHHGVEITDPAIVSAATLSQRYITDRKLPDKAIDLIDEAASRIRIEIDSKPEAMDRLERRLIQLKIEREALNKEADEASRKRLATLEGEIAEIEHEYNEMESIWTAEKAAVQGATGLKESLEQARQELETARRAGDLTRMSELQYGRIPELEQQLASASEAEGQQERQLLRNSVTEEEVAEVVSKWTGIPVSKMLEGERDKLLRMEHALGDRVIGQAEAVEAVSNAIRRSRAGLSDPNRPNGSFLFLGPTGVGKTELCKALATFLFDTEEAMVRIDMSEFMEKHSVARLIGAPPGYVGYEEGGYLTEAVRRKPYSVLLLDEVEKAHADVFNILLQVLDDGRLTDSHGRTVDFRNTVIVMTSNLGSHLIQEHAGESQYDEMKRQVMGVVSQHFRPEFINRVDDVVVFHPLEREQIRRITEVQVRYLSERLREREMALELTDAALDVIGEAGFDPIYGARPLKRILQQRVENVLAQRILAGEFAPGDRIRVDAVGGEEASELRFERVNEPAEA
- a CDS encoding SDR family NAD(P)-dependent oxidoreductase codes for the protein MTRVASDAPVILITGCSSGIGRHCAFVLQQRGWRVFATARQSADVDALKAAGLGDALVLDVDDDASITQAVAVVLERTGGRIDALFNNAGFGQPGALEDLPRAALREQFETNLFGAHALTRAVLPAMRAQGHGRIVQHSSVLGFIALPWRGAYNASKHALEGLTDTLRQELRGTGIEAILIQTGPVTSRFRANGWMKFRHWIGLASEGGLHSVHRETYEAVAQRLNAEGDPPLTLGPEAVARKLILAVESIKPKPRYHVTVPTHVFKALKRVLPTRALDAVIHRING
- a CDS encoding M24 family metallopeptidase, encoding MDFNRYRDALAERVGRLDLPFDETEYARRRDAVTQLMAAAGLDALLVTDAADICYLTGYNTFEVSVHTALVLTGAEASSQPGRAVLQVPSIETGPAVTTARVDAVLGYRWEEADGAVAQMAGILADLGVSARRLGTDNWGPALRSGFRDGLAQAHPSLSLVDASGLVDGVRIIKSEPEIALLRESARITEIGIAAAESLIAPGVTDQQLAATGSAAMIAAGSEFMSLQPIVTTGWRSSVIHCNHQRHAVATDEVVFLEFGSAVHRYTAPMMRTRVAGEPSAAMREVADVIRAIYTALLEHMRPGVTMDAAAAAADAALKPIADRVFFSGVYGYTVGIQFPPSWVEASGYIARGVERPFEANMVFHLPLMLRVPGEWGIGMSNTVRVTAEGGEALTGNDLMLQGVGT
- a CDS encoding DUF1614 domain-containing protein, translating into MPLQIIAAIFLFAVLFVFIQIGVVTVAFDKLGLSQGSAMLLLITSLLGSSINLPLFKVDATRPPDPKWAQRLRWMSAMARQLDPGKVLVAINVGGGIIPVAFSVYLLQHNPLPMTTVLGAIGIQAAVCYAFSRPVAGLGVGMPIFVAPIAAAIIAVTLSSEHSAPLAYICGTLGVLLGADLFRLGDVRELGSPLASIGGAGTFDGVFITGLVAVLLA
- a CDS encoding FmdB family zinc ribbon protein; this translates as MPIYEYVCDDCGHELEALQGISDDVLTECPSCAQARLRRKISAAAFRLKGGGWYETDFKKDNRRNLASDGGSGQKSSGGKGADTSKSSSGESKKPDSDKRKKTASND